In Rhinoraja longicauda isolate Sanriku21f unplaced genomic scaffold, sRhiLon1.1 Scf000572, whole genome shotgun sequence, a single genomic region encodes these proteins:
- the LOC144591092 gene encoding uncharacterized protein LOC144591092: MAAADLMVLIIDVIIRSIFVMYFPLSFFTITPVCSINWALAFAATTISVWFTVGFTFDRFVAICCQKLKTKYCTERTASVVIGTVIALSCLINVPWYFTFESAYISDNKPRGCAWTKSFLTSPPWTSFEFFYLIVTPCLPFVFLLLVNSLTARYILVSGRVRRLLRGRNSGENGKDPEMENRRKSIVLLFSISGSSIALWSTVVVYAVSERALGAEYFADSDLPTISLMLQVLSTCTNTCIYVLTQRNFREELKNVVKYPVNFIVKLIISLKH, encoded by the coding sequence atGGCAGCGGCCGACCTCATGGTCCTCATCATTGATGTCATAATAAGGTCCATTTTTGTGATGTATTTCCCACTGTCGTTCTTCACCATCACCCCCGTGTGCTCCATCAACTGGGCCCTGGCCTTTGCAGCCACAACAATCTCTGTCTGGTTTACTGTGGGTTTCACGtttgatcggtttgtggccatttgttgtcagaagctgaaaacaaaatattgcaccgagcgAACGGCGAGTGTTGTTATCGGAACCGTAATCGCTCTGAGCTGTTTAATAAACGTACCGTGGTATTTTACATTCGAGTCAGCATATATCAGCGACAATAAACCCCGAGGTTGTGCCTGGACAAAGTCTTTCTTAACTTCACCTCCATGGACTTCGTTTGAGTTCTTCTACCTGATTGTAACTCCTTGTCTCCCGTTCGTTTTTCTTTTGTTGGTCAATTCACTGACCGCCAGGTACATTCTAGTCTCTGGTAGAGTCCGCAGATTGCTCCGGGGCCGCAACAGTGGAGAGAATGGCaaagacccggagatggagaaccgcaggaagtccatcgttttactcttcagcatatcaggcagttcCATTGCGTTGTGGAGCACAGTGGTTGTTTATGCTGTGTCTGAGCGCGCTTTGGGCGCTGAGTACTTCGCAGACAGTGATCTTCCGACAATTTCGTTGATGCTCCAGGTTCtgagtacctgcaccaacacgtgtatttatGTCCTGACCCAGAGAAATTTCCGAGAGGAGCTGAAGAACGTGGTTAAATACCCCGTGAATTTCATTGTGAAATTAATCATATCATTGAAACATTAG